From Acidipropionibacterium acidipropionici, one genomic window encodes:
- a CDS encoding patatin-like phospholipase family protein → MGSFTSDDTALIFEGGGMRASYSCAVVVKLLRERVSLPHVSGISAGSSNTANYLSRDATRARECFVEFAADPQLGGLRTFVTGRGLFNSEYIYQHTSRPEEALPFDWTAFQANPAAMRIGATRTDNGQQQWFTRADIRSMADLMVKVQASSTMPGLMPPVTIDGVEYVDGAIGPNGGIPLDAAQMDGYERFLVVMTRTRDYVKKPPRNIRALNRIFRRRPAVAEALAGRWRRYNATREELLDLESSGKAVLYFPDQMPIENQERRVAKLRHCYALGMGQINREWPRWRDFLGI, encoded by the coding sequence ATGGGCTCGTTCACCTCCGATGACACCGCACTGATCTTCGAGGGCGGCGGCATGCGTGCCAGCTACTCCTGCGCGGTGGTGGTCAAGCTGCTGCGCGAGAGGGTCAGCCTGCCCCACGTCTCCGGGATCTCGGCCGGCTCCTCGAACACCGCGAACTACCTGTCTCGGGACGCCACCAGAGCCCGGGAGTGCTTCGTCGAATTCGCCGCCGACCCCCAGCTGGGCGGGCTGCGCACTTTCGTCACCGGCCGCGGACTCTTCAACTCCGAGTACATCTACCAGCACACCTCCCGGCCCGAGGAGGCCCTCCCCTTCGACTGGACCGCCTTCCAGGCCAATCCTGCGGCGATGCGGATCGGCGCCACCAGGACCGACAACGGGCAGCAGCAGTGGTTCACCCGCGCCGACATCCGCTCCATGGCGGACCTCATGGTGAAGGTCCAGGCCTCCTCGACGATGCCCGGGCTGATGCCGCCGGTCACCATCGACGGGGTGGAGTACGTCGACGGGGCGATCGGCCCCAACGGCGGGATCCCCCTGGACGCCGCCCAGATGGACGGGTACGAACGCTTCCTGGTGGTGATGACGCGGACCCGCGACTACGTCAAGAAGCCCCCGCGCAATATCCGGGCGCTCAACCGGATCTTCCGGAGGCGGCCAGCGGTGGCCGAGGCGCTGGCCGGGCGGTGGCGTCGCTACAACGCCACCCGCGAGGAGCTGCTCGATCTGGAGTCCTCCGGAAAGGCCGTGCTCTACTTCCCCGACCAGATGCCCATCGAGAATCAGGAGCGGCGGGTCGCGAAGCTGCGGCACTGCTACGCCCTCGGGATGGGTCAGATCAACCGGGAATGGCCCCGGTGGAGAGACTTCCTGGGTATCTGA
- the hisC gene encoding histidinol-phosphate transaminase: MSRRDVVRSLPPYKQGAAEGPDAVKLSSNENPYPPLPSVVAEIEKELGSYNRYPSMGAVEIRTAIAERFGVTTDQVAVGAGSVEVATQLVHATAGLGDEVIFAWRSFEAYPIITVVGGATSVRVPLTADLHHDLDAMAAAITDRTRLILLCTPNNPTGTTLHTDEVERFLARVPEDVIVAIDEAYIHFNRDAESVSGLEMMRRHPNVVNLQTFSKAYGLAGLRIGFSISSVEIAEDLRRVATPFAVSDLAQKAALASLAHEDELEERVAKIVAERSRVTAELRSQGWPVTDSQANFVWLSTGDDTARIDEVLRSHGVFARCWQSEGIRLSIGSPEENDRCLTAFALARVGGGNSPFARAGAR; encoded by the coding sequence ATGAGCCGTCGCGATGTGGTGAGGTCACTGCCGCCATACAAGCAGGGCGCCGCCGAGGGCCCGGACGCCGTCAAGCTGTCCTCCAACGAGAACCCCTACCCGCCGCTGCCCTCGGTGGTCGCCGAGATCGAGAAGGAACTCGGCAGCTACAACCGCTACCCCTCGATGGGGGCGGTCGAGATCCGCACCGCCATCGCCGAACGCTTCGGCGTCACCACCGACCAGGTGGCCGTCGGCGCCGGATCGGTGGAGGTCGCCACCCAGCTGGTGCACGCCACCGCCGGTCTGGGCGATGAGGTGATCTTCGCCTGGCGGTCCTTCGAGGCCTACCCGATCATCACGGTCGTCGGGGGAGCGACGTCGGTGCGTGTGCCGCTCACCGCCGACCTGCACCACGACCTGGATGCCATGGCCGCCGCCATCACCGACCGCACCCGGCTGATCCTGCTGTGCACCCCCAACAACCCCACCGGCACCACCCTCCACACCGACGAGGTGGAGCGCTTCCTGGCGCGCGTCCCCGAGGATGTCATCGTGGCGATCGATGAGGCCTACATCCATTTCAACCGCGACGCCGAGTCGGTCTCCGGCCTGGAGATGATGCGCCGTCATCCCAACGTCGTCAACCTGCAGACCTTCTCCAAGGCCTACGGGCTGGCCGGCCTGCGGATCGGATTCTCGATCTCCAGCGTCGAGATCGCCGAGGATCTGCGCCGGGTGGCCACCCCCTTCGCGGTGAGCGACCTGGCGCAGAAGGCGGCACTGGCCTCCCTGGCCCACGAGGACGAGCTCGAGGAGAGGGTCGCCAAGATCGTCGCCGAGCGCTCCCGGGTCACCGCGGAGCTGCGCTCCCAGGGATGGCCCGTCACCGACTCCCAGGCTAACTTCGTGTGGCTGTCCACCGGTGACGACACCGCCCGGATCGACGAGGTGCTGCGCAGCCACGGCGTCTTCGCCCGCTGCTGGCAGTCCGAGGGGATCCGGCTGTCCATCGGCTCCCCCGAGGAGAACGATCGCTGCCTGACGGCTTTCGCGCTTGCCCGAGTAGGGGGAGGCAACTCCCCCTTCGCTCGCGCAGGCGCTCGCTGA
- a CDS encoding amino acid ABC transporter ATP-binding protein, with translation MSENTGETPIVQTVDLHKSFGSNEVLKGIDTTIRKGQVVSVIGPSGSGKSTFLRCLNLLEEVTSGKVLIEGHDLTDKDTDINQVRQKIGMVFQHFNLFPHMTVTENITMAPLQLGRMNKAEALERAADLLSQVKLEDKADALPAQLSGGQKQRVAIARALAMRPDVMLFDEPTSALDPEMVGEVLDVMRKLAGEGMTMVVVTHEMGFAREVSDHLMFMADGVVVEEGDPREILADPKEARTQDFLSKVL, from the coding sequence GTGAGCGAGAATACCGGCGAGACGCCCATCGTCCAGACCGTCGACCTGCACAAGAGCTTCGGCTCCAATGAGGTGCTCAAGGGCATCGACACCACCATCCGCAAGGGGCAGGTGGTCTCGGTGATCGGGCCCTCGGGATCGGGCAAGTCCACCTTCCTGCGCTGCCTCAACCTGCTGGAGGAGGTGACCTCCGGGAAGGTGCTCATCGAGGGCCACGACCTCACCGACAAGGACACCGACATCAACCAGGTGCGCCAGAAGATCGGGATGGTGTTCCAGCACTTCAACCTCTTCCCGCACATGACGGTGACCGAGAACATCACCATGGCGCCGTTGCAGCTGGGGAGGATGAACAAGGCCGAGGCCCTCGAGCGGGCCGCCGACCTGCTCTCCCAGGTGAAGCTGGAGGACAAGGCCGACGCGCTTCCCGCCCAGCTGTCCGGCGGTCAGAAGCAGCGGGTGGCGATCGCCCGGGCCCTGGCGATGCGGCCCGACGTGATGCTCTTCGACGAGCCCACCTCCGCCCTGGACCCGGAGATGGTGGGCGAGGTGCTCGACGTGATGCGCAAACTCGCCGGGGAGGGCATGACGATGGTCGTCGTCACCCACGAGATGGGGTTCGCACGCGAGGTGAGCGACCATCTCATGTTCATGGCTGACGGCGTCGTGGTGGAGGAGGGGGATCCCCGCGAGATCCTCGCCGACCCGAAGGAGGCCCGCACCCAGGACTTCCTGTCCAAGGTGCTGTGA
- a CDS encoding amino acid ABC transporter substrate-binding protein/permease yields MHSISRRPRWAVRLAAFIGVLMTLLTVAPGSLGTKAWADDSVKGKTFTIATDTTFAPFEYRDSKGNMTGIDMDLIQSIAKNQGFKVNIKSVGFDAAVQAVQSKQADGVIAGMSITDERKKSFDFSDPYFASGIQMAIKNSDSSIKSYADLKGKTVVAKTGTESLTFANSIASKYGFKIKALDKADTMYSEVNTGNAAAVFDDYPVLAYGIEQGNGLKVVTAKEAGASYGFATLKGSNAALLKAFNTGLAKMKSDGSYHKLLVKYLGDNAPADDASVAAVKGKTFIIATDTTFAPFEYRDAKGDMTGIDMDLIRAIAKRQGFTVQIKSVGFDAALQAVKSKQADGVIAGMSITDERKKVFDFSDPYFDSGIQMAVAKGSDIKGYQDLKGKTVVAKTGTESLTFAQKNASKYGYTVKALDKADTMYSEVNTGNAAAVFDDYPVLAYGIKQGNGLKVVTEKEAGASYGFAVLKGANPELLAAFNAGLSGMKTDGSYQQVLDKYLKAPDSDSEKNDGFFALLKESFPALMKGLAMTVAATALSLLIALVLGIVFGFCKVSGVRILSGIASVYVAIFRGTPLLVQAFFFYFGMPTVTGQKIDVFTAGVLTLSLNAGAYMTEIVRGGIQSVDTGQMEASRSLGLNWLQSMRKVIVPQAIKIMTPSFINQFVISLKDTSILAVLGFAELTYQGQQIIARNFRSFEIWIMVGVIYFIVIYALTTLSNFVDRKVNK; encoded by the coding sequence ATGCATTCCATCTCACGAAGACCGCGATGGGCCGTTCGGCTCGCCGCCTTCATCGGTGTGCTGATGACGCTGCTCACCGTGGCTCCCGGATCGCTGGGGACGAAGGCCTGGGCCGACGACTCGGTGAAGGGCAAGACCTTCACCATCGCCACCGACACCACCTTCGCCCCCTTCGAGTACCGCGACTCCAAGGGCAATATGACCGGAATCGACATGGATCTCATCCAGTCGATCGCCAAGAACCAGGGGTTCAAGGTCAACATCAAATCGGTCGGCTTCGACGCTGCTGTCCAGGCCGTCCAGTCCAAACAGGCCGATGGCGTCATCGCCGGCATGTCGATCACCGATGAGCGCAAGAAGTCCTTCGACTTCTCCGACCCGTACTTCGCCTCCGGAATCCAGATGGCGATCAAGAATTCCGACTCCTCGATCAAGTCCTACGCGGACCTCAAGGGCAAGACTGTCGTCGCGAAGACCGGCACCGAATCGCTGACCTTCGCCAACTCGATCGCCTCGAAATACGGGTTCAAGATCAAGGCCCTCGACAAGGCCGACACGATGTACTCGGAGGTCAACACCGGCAACGCGGCCGCCGTCTTCGACGACTACCCGGTGCTGGCCTACGGCATCGAACAGGGCAACGGGCTCAAGGTCGTCACTGCCAAGGAAGCCGGCGCCTCCTACGGCTTCGCCACCCTCAAGGGCAGCAATGCGGCCCTTCTGAAGGCCTTCAACACCGGCCTGGCCAAGATGAAGTCCGACGGCTCCTACCACAAGCTGCTCGTCAAATACCTGGGCGACAACGCCCCGGCCGACGACGCCTCGGTGGCCGCGGTGAAGGGCAAGACCTTCATCATCGCCACCGACACCACCTTCGCCCCCTTCGAGTACCGGGATGCCAAGGGCGACATGACCGGTATCGACATGGATCTCATCAGGGCCATCGCCAAGCGTCAGGGATTCACCGTCCAGATCAAGTCCGTGGGTTTCGACGCCGCCCTCCAGGCCGTCAAGTCCAAGCAGGCCGACGGCGTCATCGCCGGGATGTCGATCACCGATGAACGCAAGAAGGTCTTCGACTTCTCCGATCCTTATTTCGACTCGGGCATCCAGATGGCCGTCGCGAAGGGCTCCGACATCAAGGGCTACCAGGACCTCAAGGGCAAGACGGTGGTCGCCAAGACCGGCACCGAATCGCTGACCTTCGCCCAGAAGAACGCCTCCAAGTACGGCTACACCGTCAAGGCCCTCGACAAGGCCGACACGATGTACTCCGAGGTCAACACCGGTAACGCGGCCGCCGTCTTCGACGACTACCCGGTGCTGGCCTACGGGATCAAGCAGGGCAACGGGCTCAAGGTGGTCACCGAGAAGGAGGCCGGCGCCTCCTACGGCTTCGCCGTCCTCAAGGGGGCCAACCCCGAGCTTCTCGCCGCCTTCAACGCAGGCCTGAGCGGCATGAAGACCGACGGCTCCTACCAGCAGGTGCTCGACAAGTACCTCAAGGCTCCCGACTCCGACTCCGAGAAGAACGACGGCTTCTTCGCCCTCCTCAAGGAGAGCTTCCCGGCGCTGATGAAGGGCCTGGCCATGACGGTGGCCGCCACCGCCCTGTCCCTGCTGATCGCCCTGGTGCTGGGCATCGTCTTCGGCTTCTGCAAGGTGTCGGGAGTCAGGATCCTGTCGGGCATCGCATCGGTCTACGTCGCGATCTTCCGCGGCACCCCGCTGCTGGTCCAGGCCTTCTTCTTCTACTTCGGCATGCCGACCGTCACAGGCCAGAAGATCGACGTCTTCACCGCCGGCGTCCTCACCCTGAGCCTCAACGCAGGCGCCTACATGACCGAGATCGTCCGAGGCGGTATCCAGTCGGTCGACACCGGACAGATGGAGGCGTCGCGCTCACTGGGCCTCAACTGGCTGCAGTCGATGCGCAAGGTGATCGTGCCCCAGGCGATCAAGATCATGACGCCGTCCTTCATCAACCAGTTCGTCATCAGCCTCAAGGACACCTCGATCCTCGCGGTGCTGGGCTTCGCCGAACTGACCTATCAGGGCCAGCAGATCATCGCCCGGAACTTCAGGTCGTTCGAGATCTGGATCATGGTCGGCGTCATCTACTTCATCGTCATCTACGCCCTGACAACCCTGTCGAACTTCGTGGATAGGAAGGTCAACAAGTGA
- a CDS encoding lipoate--protein ligase family protein gives MHGEYKVPGGKLVVVDLDVDDSGAEGRLKGVQISGDFFLEPDEALGRITAALEGAPAELSANALAERVQGALLPGDVPFGITPEGVGIAVRRALGKAVDWDLIDFDVIHGPSVDPMINVAMDETLVEEVAAGRRKPFMRLWEWNAPQVVIGSFQSYENEINQEGVERFGITVSRRVTGGGAMFMEPGNCVTYSLVIPQALVDGLSFAQSYPFLDEWTMEALEKVGIKAHYVPLNDISSQVGKIGGAAQKRFNNGYMVHHVTMSYDIDADKMMQVLRIGKEKVRDKGHRSAVKRVDPMRSQTGRPREEILDVFYNVFKEKYSATDGVITDHDLDVAAERCRTKFSTPEWTHRLP, from the coding sequence ATGCACGGTGAGTACAAGGTCCCCGGGGGCAAACTGGTCGTCGTCGACCTCGACGTCGACGACTCGGGCGCCGAGGGCAGGCTGAAGGGCGTCCAGATCTCCGGGGACTTCTTCCTCGAGCCCGACGAGGCCCTGGGCCGCATCACCGCCGCACTCGAAGGGGCTCCGGCCGAGCTGTCGGCCAATGCCCTGGCCGAACGGGTACAGGGGGCGCTGCTGCCGGGCGACGTCCCCTTCGGCATCACCCCGGAGGGGGTCGGCATCGCGGTGCGCCGGGCGCTGGGCAAGGCCGTCGACTGGGACCTCATCGACTTCGACGTCATCCACGGCCCGTCGGTGGATCCGATGATCAATGTGGCCATGGACGAGACCCTCGTCGAGGAGGTGGCCGCCGGGCGGCGCAAGCCCTTCATGCGGCTGTGGGAGTGGAACGCCCCGCAGGTGGTGATCGGCTCCTTCCAGTCCTACGAGAACGAGATCAACCAGGAGGGGGTCGAGCGCTTCGGGATCACGGTCTCGAGGCGGGTCACCGGTGGCGGGGCCATGTTCATGGAGCCGGGCAACTGCGTCACCTATTCGCTGGTGATCCCCCAGGCCCTGGTCGACGGGCTGAGCTTCGCGCAGTCCTACCCCTTCCTCGACGAGTGGACGATGGAGGCCCTGGAGAAGGTGGGCATCAAGGCCCACTACGTGCCGCTGAACGACATCTCGTCCCAGGTCGGCAAGATCGGCGGGGCCGCGCAGAAGCGGTTCAACAACGGGTACATGGTGCACCACGTGACGATGTCTTACGACATCGACGCCGACAAGATGATGCAGGTGCTGCGCATCGGCAAGGAGAAGGTGCGCGACAAGGGGCACCGCTCCGCCGTCAAGCGCGTCGACCCGATGCGCTCGCAGACCGGGCGGCCCCGCGAGGAGATCCTCGACGTCTTCTACAACGTCTTCAAGGAGAAGTACTCCGCCACCGACGGCGTCATCACCGATCACGACCTCGATGTGGCGGCCGAGCGCTGCCGCACGAAGTTCTCCACCCCGGAGTGGACCCACCGGCTGCCCTGA
- a CDS encoding GntR family transcriptional regulator, with protein MSPTPADGRPIFLTLADQIADDILAGVYQPGTHVPSTNELSVFYKINPATAGKALNRLVDQQVLEKRRGLGMFVAEAGVEHLREQRRAQFSENYLSPLLEEAERVGLSADDIITLIHRQEPGSQRPAM; from the coding sequence GTGAGCCCCACACCCGCCGACGGCCGTCCGATCTTCCTCACGCTTGCCGATCAGATCGCCGACGACATCCTCGCCGGGGTCTACCAGCCCGGCACCCATGTGCCCTCCACCAATGAGCTGTCCGTGTTCTACAAGATCAATCCCGCAACCGCGGGCAAGGCCCTCAACCGCCTCGTCGACCAGCAGGTTCTGGAGAAGCGACGCGGCCTGGGGATGTTTGTCGCCGAGGCCGGCGTCGAGCACCTCAGGGAGCAGCGCAGGGCCCAGTTCAGCGAGAACTACCTCTCCCCACTGCTGGAGGAGGCCGAACGCGTCGGCCTCTCCGCCGACGACATCATCACCCTCATCCACCGCCAGGAACCGGGGTCCCAGCGCCCCGCCATGTGA
- a CDS encoding ABC transporter ATP-binding protein: protein MTTQDGISIVGLSKSFGRNEVLHDIDLELPAGRVYGLLGANGAGKTTLMSLICNHIFPTSGKVLIDGESPVENAAVLERICFIHEDQRWHDEFTLDVLMRVAPRFFPQWSSVTAERLAGMFRLPRRTRLKKLSRGQRSALAITISLASRAPYTFLDEPYLGLDPSARAIFYKELMNDIAEAPRTVIMSTHLIDEAASLMEDVILMRDGRIEMHADVDSITTDAHTVRGLTDDVKQVIAGLERLSTQSMGRIESALVRGHLNGDAHALADELHVSIEPAGLQELVAALGVLDAADATSGSGARAAEPALKGVQS from the coding sequence ATGACCACCCAAGACGGCATCTCGATCGTCGGCCTGTCGAAATCCTTCGGCCGCAACGAGGTGCTCCACGACATCGATCTCGAGCTTCCCGCCGGACGGGTCTACGGACTGCTCGGCGCCAACGGGGCCGGCAAGACCACCCTCATGTCGCTCATCTGCAACCACATCTTCCCCACCTCCGGGAAGGTGCTCATCGACGGTGAATCGCCCGTTGAGAACGCCGCCGTGCTCGAACGCATCTGCTTCATCCACGAGGATCAGCGCTGGCATGACGAGTTCACCCTCGACGTCCTCATGCGGGTGGCGCCGAGATTCTTCCCCCAGTGGTCCTCGGTGACCGCCGAGCGTCTCGCCGGAATGTTCCGGCTGCCCCGCCGGACGCGTCTGAAGAAGCTGTCCAGGGGCCAGAGATCTGCGCTGGCGATCACCATCTCGCTGGCCTCCCGGGCCCCGTACACCTTCCTCGACGAGCCCTATCTGGGGCTGGATCCGAGTGCTCGCGCCATCTTCTACAAGGAGTTGATGAACGATATCGCCGAGGCGCCGAGAACCGTCATCATGTCCACCCATCTCATCGACGAGGCCGCCTCCCTCATGGAGGACGTCATCCTCATGCGCGACGGCCGCATCGAGATGCATGCCGACGTCGACTCGATCACCACTGATGCCCACACCGTCCGCGGCCTGACCGACGACGTCAAGCAGGTGATCGCCGGCCTCGAGAGGCTGTCGACCCAGTCGATGGGACGCATCGAGTCTGCACTGGTGCGCGGCCATCTCAACGGCGACGCCCACGCCCTGGCCGACGAGCTGCACGTGTCCATCGAGCCTGCCGGCCTCCAGGAGCTCGTCGCCGCTCTCGGCGTCCTAGACGCGGCGGACGCCACCAGCGGTTCCGGAGCCCGTGCCGCCGAACCCGCACTGAAGGGAGTCCAGTCATGA
- a CDS encoding HAD family hydrolase produces MKKVLATDLDGTLLFEGGVSSADSAALARWTAAGNTLVINTGRSLQAVAEALRGNALPGPDHAIAFSGAVVADADLNVIDSTPIEAGLLEEVADLLRGEPAMLMASTIDRDYAVLTPALTRPDGSPFRVAPWAGRAGVEDLDGRDLFGMPIAIPDDEVRARVETRLHTLCAGRAEIHRNLFFIDVVPAGATKGTGLTRLLADFLPGHGEVYTIGDSWNDLPMHAVADHSATLPHAPDDVKEQCDLVVDSVADLITRALS; encoded by the coding sequence ATGAAGAAGGTCCTGGCCACCGATCTCGACGGAACTCTGCTCTTCGAGGGGGGCGTCAGCTCGGCCGACTCCGCCGCCCTCGCGCGCTGGACCGCCGCGGGCAACACCCTCGTCATCAACACGGGCCGTTCCCTGCAGGCCGTCGCGGAGGCCCTGAGGGGCAACGCGCTGCCCGGGCCCGATCACGCGATCGCCTTCAGCGGTGCGGTCGTGGCCGACGCCGACCTCAACGTCATCGACTCGACGCCGATCGAGGCCGGGCTGCTGGAGGAGGTTGCCGATCTGCTGCGGGGAGAGCCGGCCATGCTGATGGCCTCCACCATCGACCGGGACTACGCCGTGCTCACCCCCGCCCTGACGCGCCCTGACGGCAGCCCTTTCCGGGTCGCCCCGTGGGCGGGCCGCGCCGGCGTCGAAGATCTCGACGGCCGCGACCTGTTCGGAATGCCGATCGCGATCCCCGACGACGAGGTGCGGGCCCGCGTCGAGACCCGTCTGCACACCCTGTGCGCCGGGCGGGCGGAGATCCACCGCAACCTGTTCTTCATCGACGTCGTCCCCGCCGGGGCCACCAAGGGCACCGGCCTGACCCGTCTTCTCGCGGACTTCCTGCCCGGCCACGGGGAGGTGTACACGATCGGCGACTCGTGGAACGACCTGCCGATGCACGCCGTCGCTGACCATTCCGCCACCCTTCCCCACGCCCCCGACGACGTGAAGGAGCAGTGCGACCTGGTGGTGGACTCGGTGGCCGATCTCATCACCCGCGCCCTGTCCTGA
- a CDS encoding hydrolase produces MSTSGSGIHLRLVWPQWQGAGTSSIHEFAGDIPHEDLRRGYAVGTTVLEAVLPSHDGPTATVPVAMGARRSPRPGVWSTTSRGRRRSWR; encoded by the coding sequence GTGAGTACCTCGGGATCCGGAATCCACCTGCGTCTGGTGTGGCCGCAGTGGCAGGGTGCGGGGACCTCCAGCATCCACGAATTCGCCGGCGATATTCCCCACGAGGATCTCCGCCGGGGATACGCGGTCGGCACGACGGTGCTGGAGGCCGTCCTTCCCTCCCACGACGGCCCGACCGCCACCGTCCCCGTCGCGATGGGGGCCAGACGATCCCCGAGGCCCGGCGTCTGGTCGACGACATCTCGGGGGCGGCGGAGGTCGTGGCGCTGA